From the Nitrobacter hamburgensis X14 genome, one window contains:
- a CDS encoding pyruvate dehydrogenase complex E1 component subunit beta → MPIQVLMPALSPTMEKGNLAKWLKKEGETVKSGDVIAEIETDKATMEVEATDEGTLGRILVPEGTNDVAVNTPIATILADGESAADLGNAEAPKAAKTPVTPAQDVSKDVAESRSPVGEGKPMISDPKRPAGPAMEIPEDPDIPAGTEMVTMTIREALRDAMAEEMRRDGDVFLMGEEVAEYQGAYKVSQGLLAEFGARRVIDTPITEHGFAGVGVGAAFAGLKPIVEFMTFNFAMQAIDQIINSAAKTLYMSGGQMGCGIVFRGPNGAAARVAAQHSQDYSAWYSQIPGLKVIAPYSAADYKGLLKAAIRDPNPVIFLENEILYGHTGPVPKLDDYVLPIGKARIARVGQHVTLVAWSNGMTYALKAADELAKDGIEAEVIDLRTLRPMDTETIVASVRKTGRAVTVEEGWQQSGVGAEIVARIMEHAFDYLDAPVMRVSGRDVPMPYAANLEKLALPSVAEVVEAAKAVCYR, encoded by the coding sequence ATGCCAATCCAAGTTCTGATGCCCGCGCTTTCGCCGACCATGGAGAAGGGCAACCTCGCCAAGTGGCTGAAGAAGGAGGGCGAGACGGTCAAATCCGGCGACGTCATCGCCGAGATCGAGACCGACAAGGCGACCATGGAAGTCGAGGCGACCGACGAGGGCACGCTCGGCAGGATTCTGGTGCCGGAAGGCACCAACGACGTCGCGGTGAATACGCCGATCGCAACCATTCTTGCCGACGGCGAAAGTGCGGCTGATCTCGGCAACGCGGAAGCGCCGAAGGCCGCCAAAACGCCGGTCACTCCCGCCCAGGACGTTTCGAAGGACGTGGCGGAATCCCGTTCGCCGGTCGGCGAGGGCAAGCCGATGATCTCGGACCCGAAACGACCCGCCGGGCCGGCGATGGAGATTCCCGAGGATCCCGACATTCCTGCCGGCACCGAGATGGTGACCATGACCATCCGCGAGGCGTTGCGTGATGCCATGGCCGAGGAGATGCGCCGCGACGGCGACGTCTTTCTGATGGGAGAGGAGGTCGCCGAATATCAGGGCGCCTACAAGGTGTCGCAGGGCCTGCTGGCGGAATTCGGCGCACGGCGCGTGATCGATACCCCGATCACCGAGCACGGTTTTGCCGGCGTCGGCGTCGGTGCGGCGTTTGCCGGCCTGAAGCCGATCGTCGAGTTCATGACCTTCAACTTCGCGATGCAGGCGATCGACCAGATTATCAACTCCGCCGCCAAAACGCTTTACATGTCCGGCGGACAGATGGGCTGCGGAATCGTGTTTCGCGGTCCGAACGGCGCCGCCGCCCGCGTCGCCGCCCAGCACAGCCAGGACTATTCGGCCTGGTACTCGCAAATCCCCGGCCTCAAGGTGATCGCGCCGTATTCCGCCGCCGACTACAAGGGGCTTCTGAAGGCCGCGATCCGCGATCCCAATCCGGTGATCTTCCTCGAGAACGAAATTCTTTACGGACACACCGGGCCGGTGCCGAAGCTCGACGACTACGTGCTGCCGATCGGCAAGGCGCGGATCGCGCGTGTTGGTCAGCACGTCACGCTGGTCGCATGGTCGAACGGCATGACCTATGCGCTGAAGGCCGCCGATGAACTCGCCAAGGACGGCATCGAGGCCGAGGTCATCGACCTGCGCACGCTGCGCCCGATGGATACCGAAACCATCGTGGCCTCGGTGCGGAAGACCGGGCGCGCGGTGACCGTGGAAGAGGGCTGGCAGCAGTCGGGCGTGGGCGCCGAGATCGTCGCGCGCATCATGGAACACGCGTTCGACTATCTCGACGCACCGGTGATGCGCGTTTCGGGAAGGGACGTGCCGATGCCGTATGCGGCCAATCTCGAAAAGCTGGCGCTGCCGTCGGTGGCCGAAGTCGTCGAGGCGGCCAAGGCCGTCTGTTATCGGTGA
- a CDS encoding pyruvate dehydrogenase complex dihydrolipoamide acetyltransferase: MPINILMPALSPTMEKGNLAKWLKKEGDKVKSGDVIAEIETDKATMEVEAVDEGTIAKILVPEGTQDVPVNDVIAVLAGDGEDVRAAASGGGASAKAEAKAEAKTESKAGAKTGSEGAIRTPDASSSAPAPKPASSGSPTPQANGQARVFSSPLARRLAKDAGIELARIEGSGPHGRVVARDVEQAKSGKGLKAPAAAPAGAPSIAPAMSDKQILSLFEDGSYEVVPHDNMRRTIAQRLTASIQSVPHFYLTMDCDIGRLLAAREDINASAPKDKEKKPLYKLSVNDFVIKAMAIALQRVPNANVSWTEGGMLKHRHSDIGVAVAMPGGLITPIIRKAETKSLSAISTEMKDFAGRARARKLKPEEYQGGTTAVSNLGMYGIKDFTAVINPPHATILAVGASEERAVVRGGKIEAAHIMSVTLSCDHRAVDGALGAELIGAFKTLIENPVMMMV, from the coding sequence ATGCCGATCAATATCCTGATGCCCGCGCTGTCGCCGACGATGGAAAAGGGCAACCTCGCCAAGTGGCTCAAGAAGGAGGGCGACAAGGTCAAGTCCGGCGACGTCATTGCCGAGATCGAGACCGACAAGGCGACCATGGAAGTCGAGGCGGTGGACGAGGGCACCATCGCGAAAATCCTGGTGCCTGAGGGCACGCAGGATGTGCCGGTCAACGACGTGATCGCGGTGCTCGCCGGGGACGGCGAGGATGTCAGGGCGGCGGCGAGCGGCGGCGGGGCGTCTGCGAAGGCCGAGGCGAAGGCCGAAGCAAAAACGGAATCCAAGGCGGGAGCGAAAACCGGTAGCGAGGGGGCGATTCGAACCCCGGACGCATCGTCCAGCGCGCCTGCGCCCAAGCCTGCATCCTCAGGGTCGCCAACGCCGCAGGCCAACGGCCAAGCCCGTGTGTTCTCCTCGCCGCTCGCTAGGCGGCTGGCGAAGGATGCCGGGATCGAACTGGCGCGCATCGAGGGCAGCGGCCCGCACGGCCGGGTCGTCGCGCGCGACGTGGAGCAGGCGAAATCCGGCAAGGGCCTCAAGGCGCCCGCCGCTGCGCCCGCAGGCGCTCCGTCGATCGCGCCGGCGATGTCCGACAAGCAGATCCTGTCGCTGTTTGAAGACGGCTCCTACGAAGTCGTGCCGCATGACAACATGCGCCGCACGATCGCGCAGCGCCTGACCGCCTCGATACAGAGCGTGCCGCATTTCTACCTGACGATGGACTGCGATATCGGACGGCTCTTGGCCGCGCGCGAGGACATCAACGCGTCCGCACCGAAGGACAAAGAGAAGAAGCCGCTCTACAAGCTCTCGGTCAACGACTTCGTCATCAAGGCGATGGCGATCGCGCTGCAACGCGTTCCGAATGCCAACGTGAGCTGGACCGAGGGCGGCATGCTCAAGCACAGGCATTCCGATATCGGCGTCGCGGTTGCGATGCCGGGCGGGCTGATCACGCCGATCATCCGCAAGGCCGAAACCAAATCGCTGTCGGCGATCTCCACCGAGATGAAGGATTTCGCCGGGCGGGCGCGTGCGCGAAAACTCAAGCCAGAGGAGTATCAGGGCGGCACCACGGCGGTCTCTAACCTCGGCATGTACGGCATCAAGGATTTCACCGCGGTCATCAACCCGCCGCACGCCACCATCCTCGCTGTCGGCGCCAGCGAGGAGCGGGCGGTCGTGCGGGGCGGCAAGATAGAGGCGGCGCACATCATGAGCGTGACGCTGTCCTGCGATCACCGCGCGGTCGACGGCGCGCTCGGCGCGGAGCTGATCGGCGCGTTCAAGACGCTGATCGAGAACCCTGTGATGATGATGGTGTGA
- the lpdA gene encoding dihydrolipoyl dehydrogenase yields the protein MPDTSFDIIIIGSGPGGYVTAIRAAQLGFKTAIIEKQYLGGICLNWGCIPTKALLRSAEIYHYMQHAKDYGLSAEKVSYDPKAVVQRSRGVSKRLNEGVGFLMKKNKVTVIWGEASIDAPGKVTVKKSDPRLITEPPKGALGEGSYQASHIIVATGARPRVLPGLEQDGRLVWTYFEAMVAPKIPKSLLVVGSGAIGIEFASFFRTMGAEVTVVEVLPQVLPVEDAEIAALARKQFEKQGIKIMTSTKVTKLDKKADSVVATIDVGDGKPVAAEFERVISAVGVVGNIENLGLEKLGVKTDRGCIVIDGYGRTNVPGIYAIGDVAGPPMLAHKAEHEGVICIEAIKGLHPHPMDKMLIPGCTYCHPQIASVGLTEAKAKEAGRDIRVGRFPFAGNGKAIALGEDQGLVKVIFDKTTGQLLGAHMVGAEVTELIQGYVVAMNLETTEQELMHTIFPHPTLSEMMKEAVLDAYGRVLNM from the coding sequence ATGCCCGACACCTCCTTCGACATCATCATCATCGGCTCCGGTCCCGGCGGTTATGTCACCGCGATCCGTGCGGCGCAGCTCGGCTTCAAGACGGCAATCATCGAGAAGCAGTATCTCGGCGGCATCTGCCTCAACTGGGGCTGCATTCCGACCAAGGCGCTGCTGCGCTCGGCGGAAATCTATCACTACATGCAGCACGCCAAGGATTACGGCCTGTCGGCGGAGAAGGTGAGCTACGATCCGAAGGCCGTGGTGCAGCGTTCGCGCGGCGTTTCCAAGCGCCTGAACGAGGGCGTCGGTTTCCTGATGAAGAAAAACAAGGTCACCGTGATCTGGGGCGAGGCGTCGATCGACGCGCCCGGAAAGGTCACGGTGAAGAAGTCCGATCCGCGCCTCATCACCGAGCCACCCAAGGGCGCGCTTGGCGAGGGCAGCTATCAGGCCAGCCACATCATCGTCGCCACCGGCGCGCGGCCGCGTGTGCTGCCCGGCCTGGAGCAGGACGGCAGGCTGGTCTGGACCTATTTCGAGGCGATGGTCGCGCCGAAGATTCCGAAGTCGCTGCTGGTCGTCGGCTCCGGCGCGATCGGCATCGAGTTCGCCTCGTTCTTCCGCACCATGGGGGCCGAGGTCACCGTGGTCGAGGTGCTGCCGCAGGTCCTTCCCGTCGAAGATGCCGAGATCGCCGCACTTGCCCGCAAGCAGTTCGAGAAGCAGGGCATCAAGATCATGACCTCTACCAAGGTCACCAAGCTCGACAAGAAGGCCGACAGCGTCGTCGCCACCATCGACGTGGGCGATGGCAAGCCGGTCGCCGCCGAGTTCGAGCGGGTGATTTCGGCGGTCGGCGTGGTCGGCAATATCGAGAATCTCGGACTGGAGAAGCTTGGCGTGAAAACCGACCGCGGCTGCATCGTGATCGACGGCTACGGCAGGACCAACGTGCCGGGTATCTACGCGATCGGCGATGTCGCGGGGCCGCCGATGCTGGCGCACAAGGCCGAGCATGAGGGGGTGATCTGCATCGAGGCGATCAAGGGTCTGCACCCGCACCCGATGGACAAGATGCTGATTCCCGGCTGCACCTACTGCCACCCTCAAATCGCGTCCGTCGGCCTCACCGAAGCCAAGGCGAAGGAGGCGGGCAGGGATATCCGCGTCGGCCGCTTTCCGTTCGCCGGCAACGGCAAGGCCATCGCGCTGGGCGAGGATCAGGGGCTGGTGAAGGTCATCTTCGACAAGACGACCGGGCAGTTGCTCGGCGCGCACATGGTCGGCGCGGAGGTCACCGAACTGATCCAGGGTTACGTGGTTGCGATGAACCTGGAGACCACCGAGCAGGAATTGATGCACACCATCTTCCCGCATCCGACACTCTCGGAAATGATGAAGGAAGCGGTGCTCGACGCCTACGGGCGCGTGCTCAATATGTAG
- a CDS encoding dihydroxy-acid dehydratase: MDVETGIKSRLPNRHGTEGQERARDRAHLPGAAVGGPIGLLRDGDMVETDAVAGTLDVNLTAAERAERKTNWQLRATNHTSGVLWKYTQQIGPAVSGVLTYRGGVYEKLRYVDV, encoded by the coding sequence ATGGACGTCGAGACGGGCATCAAGAGCAGGCTGCCGAACCGTCATGGAACGGAAGGTCAGGAACGCGCGCGCGATCGCGCGCACCTGCCGGGGGCCGCTGTCGGCGGCCCGATCGGGTTGCTCCGGGATGGCGACATGGTCGAAACCGATGCGGTCGCCGGGACTCTTGACGTAAATTTGACCGCTGCCGAACGCGCCGAACGCAAGACCAATTGGCAGCTTCGCGCGACCAACCATACATCCGGCGTGCTCTGGAAATATACCCAGCAGATCGGACCGGCAGTCAGCGGTGTTTTGACCTATCGGGGCGGGGTGTACGAGAAATTGCGTTATGTGGACGTCTAG